In a single window of the Bacteroidota bacterium genome:
- a CDS encoding carboxypeptidase regulatory-like domain-containing protein: protein MNSQQEARFNMFGTVAKVGTDNSTFIATIPELQNGFNTNQTVIATLSGLASLQAQVINGIAIDKKDLKKVMATFAFNYSGPGRAWAAKLGNDEIFQALNISISKIRETLDGLAAPIAQNMYNISNANAATLIPFGLTAAMLGELLASINDYTAIVPLTGGAINNRQTYTQNIDDVIKKHLLFLERQLDSLVVAQSNANPDFVSTYKNSREIIDPPKHSTTFKILVLEQTATPRTTQPAPIEGAKVQAVNTAKVAFTDASGNTELKEFRKGIYSILVTSPNHTPVQQDNISIGLGQTKTLTFSLPLLTPPPPQPA from the coding sequence ATGAACTCACAACAAGAAGCCCGTTTCAACATGTTTGGAACTGTAGCAAAAGTAGGAACCGACAATTCCACATTCATCGCCACCATCCCCGAATTACAAAATGGCTTCAACACAAATCAAACTGTCATCGCCACCCTCTCAGGTCTCGCCTCCCTTCAGGCGCAGGTCATCAACGGAATAGCCATAGATAAAAAAGACCTCAAAAAAGTAATGGCAACCTTTGCCTTCAACTATTCCGGTCCCGGCAGAGCATGGGCGGCAAAACTCGGCAACGATGAAATCTTTCAAGCCCTCAACATTTCAATATCTAAAATCAGAGAAACTCTAGACGGACTTGCCGCTCCCATAGCGCAAAATATGTATAACATCAGTAACGCAAACGCAGCCACACTCATTCCCTTCGGTCTCACTGCCGCCATGCTGGGCGAACTACTCGCCTCCATCAACGATTACACAGCCATCGTTCCCCTCACAGGCGGAGCCATAAATAACCGTCAAACCTATACCCAAAATATTGATGACGTAATTAAAAAACACCTGCTCTTTCTCGAACGCCAGTTAGATAGCTTAGTAGTTGCACAGTCCAATGCCAATCCCGATTTCGTCTCCACCTACAAAAACTCCCGCGAAATAATTGACCCGCCCAAGCACTCCACCACCTTCAAAATCCTCGTCCTCGAACAAACCGCAACACCCAGAACCACCCAGCCCGCTCCCATCGAAGGCGCAAAAGTTCAGGCGGTAAACACGGCTAAAGTTGCCTTCACCGATGCCAGCGGAAATACCGAACTCAAAGAATTCCGCAAAGGCATCTATTCAATCCTCGTCACCTCACCCAACCACACACCCGTTCAGCAAGACAATATTTCCATCGGCTTGGGGCAAACAAAAACCCTCACCTTCTCGCTTCCGCTTCTAACGCCACCGCCACCTCAGCCGGCATGA